The Mesorhizobium sp. B1-1-8 genome contains a region encoding:
- a CDS encoding vWA domain-containing protein produces the protein MRRGESLPRPTTPFLGFARLLRRHAFAIAPEQVTSFMQAVTLLGPRSMNDIREAALATLAPSPDRRGEFEAHFRSYFYGDAKPLIEGEDDQETRIKDDRGTREEEKQIVRQEKGGELSSALERLSSRDFQRDLDDLGSFRRKLASALPARRSFRTARTRSRGTLDLRRSLSEIVSADGDIPWPLLRRRQIVPRKLLLLIDVSGSMKLHTADYLKLAHAAVQGAGRAEVFTFGTRLTRITSALRIRDRDQALARAAAQVDDWDGGTRMGPTLLAFLSVPRFSAFARGAAVVILSDALERGDHAELETAMHRLSVRAFRLSLATPLAGDPRFKPATAALQAMLPVLDDLVDGSSLKSLSNFILSLARPAPAADAIWKRVS, from the coding sequence ATGAGGCGTGGGGAAAGCTTGCCTCGTCCGACCACGCCCTTCCTCGGCTTCGCCAGACTGCTGCGCCGTCACGCCTTCGCCATCGCGCCGGAGCAAGTCACCAGCTTCATGCAGGCGGTCACCCTGCTTGGCCCGCGCTCGATGAACGACATTCGCGAGGCAGCTCTTGCGACGCTGGCGCCCTCGCCCGACCGCCGCGGCGAATTCGAGGCGCATTTCCGCAGCTACTTCTACGGCGACGCCAAGCCTTTGATCGAAGGCGAAGATGACCAGGAAACCCGCATCAAGGACGATCGCGGCACACGCGAAGAAGAAAAACAGATCGTTCGCCAGGAGAAAGGCGGCGAGCTGTCTTCGGCGCTCGAACGGCTAAGCAGCCGCGATTTTCAACGCGACCTCGATGACCTTGGCTCATTCCGCCGCAAGCTTGCGTCCGCCCTGCCCGCCCGGCGCTCGTTCCGCACCGCCCGGACCCGCTCGCGCGGCACGCTCGACCTTCGCCGCTCGCTGAGCGAGATCGTCAGCGCCGATGGCGACATCCCCTGGCCGCTGCTGCGCCGCCGCCAGATCGTTCCGCGCAAACTGCTGCTGCTCATCGATGTCTCCGGCTCGATGAAACTGCACACCGCCGATTACCTGAAGCTGGCCCATGCCGCGGTGCAAGGCGCCGGCCGCGCCGAGGTCTTCACTTTCGGCACGCGGCTTACCCGCATCACCTCGGCGCTGCGCATCCGCGACCGCGACCAGGCGCTCGCGCGCGCGGCAGCCCAGGTCGACGACTGGGACGGCGGCACGCGCATGGGGCCGACCTTGCTTGCCTTCCTCTCGGTGCCACGGTTTTCGGCCTTTGCACGGGGTGCGGCGGTGGTGATCCTGTCGGATGCGCTGGAGCGCGGCGACCATGCCGAACTTGAAACCGCGATGCACCGCCTGAGCGTCCGCGCTTTCCGGCTGTCGCTGGCGACGCCGTTGGCCGGCGATCCGCGCTTCAAGCCGGCGACGGCAGCGCTTCAAGCGATGCTGCCGGTGCTCGACGATCTGGTCGACGGCTCGTCCCTGAAGAGCCTCAGCAATTTCATCCTGTCGCTCGCCCGCCCTGCCCCGGCGGCCGACGCCATCTGGAAAAGGGTCTCGTGA
- a CDS encoding AAA family ATPase, whose amino-acid sequence MPEVNAETVATSPEAVAARLAALRYLADDGLATAIFLAIRLGKPLLLEGAPGVGKTEAAKAVAELLGRELVRLQCYEGIDAAHALYEWNYQRQLLAIRHAGEHEIDIYDDRFLIARPLLQVLRAPEQRVLLVDEIDRSDHEFEALLLEFLSDFQISIPERGTIRAATQPIVILTSNRTRELAEALRRRCVYHWIGYPDAAREAEIIMLRAGDVAEATARAVANAVQQIRARPLAKPPGIAEAVEWANAATILEKGGSPWPQAFRRAIGVLIKDEEDLSAIAPELGRIVEEALG is encoded by the coding sequence ATGCCAGAGGTGAACGCCGAGACTGTCGCGACCTCGCCGGAGGCCGTAGCCGCGCGGCTTGCCGCTTTGCGCTATCTCGCCGACGACGGCCTCGCAACCGCCATCTTCCTGGCGATCCGCCTCGGCAAGCCGCTGCTGCTCGAAGGCGCGCCTGGCGTCGGCAAGACCGAAGCCGCGAAGGCGGTCGCCGAACTGCTCGGCCGCGAATTGGTGCGCTTGCAATGCTATGAAGGCATCGACGCGGCGCATGCGCTCTATGAATGGAATTACCAGCGCCAGCTGCTCGCCATCCGCCATGCCGGCGAGCACGAGATCGACATCTATGACGACCGCTTTCTGATTGCCCGTCCGCTGCTGCAGGTGCTGCGCGCGCCCGAGCAGCGCGTGCTGCTGGTCGACGAGATCGACCGCTCCGATCATGAATTCGAGGCGCTGCTGCTGGAATTCCTGTCGGACTTCCAGATCAGCATTCCCGAGCGCGGCACCATCCGCGCCGCGACGCAGCCGATCGTCATTCTGACCTCGAACCGCACCCGCGAGCTCGCCGAAGCGCTGCGCCGGCGCTGCGTCTATCACTGGATCGGCTATCCCGACGCCGCGCGCGAGGCCGAGATCATCATGCTGCGCGCCGGCGATGTCGCCGAGGCCACCGCGCGCGCGGTGGCAAATGCCGTACAGCAAATCCGCGCCCGCCCGCTGGCCAAGCCGCCTGGCATCGCCGAAGCGGTCGAATGGGCAAACGCCGCCACCATCCTCGAAAAAGGCGGCAGCCCATGGCCGCAAGCCTTCCGCCGCGCCATCGGCGTGCTGATCAAGGACGAGGAGGATTTGTCGGCGATTGCGCCGGAGCTGGGGAGGATCGTCGAGGAGGCTTTGGGGTGA
- a CDS encoding xanthine dehydrogenase family protein molybdopterin-binding subunit has protein sequence MAIRRGRGVAAINYPTGMNLGGDPTQALVHSTPTGNFMVTLSSVDLGQGMKQIMAQICAETIGVPTDRVVIDTADTDTGPHCMGTFASRGTHRAGNAVIQAAKEARQVMLEVAAEELEVNASDLETDGQGNILVKGAPQKSISIFDVALSAHFKRGRSISGRGMFLIPRSYPEKETGAMKPSTCYAHACTVAEVEVDDETGEVTVLTVKNVFEIGRALNPKMVEQQLVGGSWMGISHALYETTEPYYPSRDHGGTDFNQYLMPGPGDLAETEIIVLERPSADGPFGAKGPGEMCANPQIPAIANAVFDAVGVRIDTLPITPERILRALKAQAAS, from the coding sequence ATGGCGATCCGGCGTGGACGCGGCGTCGCCGCGATCAACTACCCGACCGGCATGAACCTCGGCGGCGACCCGACCCAGGCGCTGGTGCATTCGACGCCGACCGGCAATTTCATGGTGACGCTGTCCAGCGTCGATCTGGGTCAAGGCATGAAGCAGATCATGGCGCAGATCTGCGCCGAGACGATCGGCGTGCCGACCGACCGCGTCGTCATCGACACCGCCGATACCGACACCGGCCCGCACTGCATGGGCACCTTCGCCTCGCGCGGCACGCACCGCGCCGGCAATGCCGTCATCCAGGCGGCCAAGGAAGCCCGCCAGGTGATGCTGGAAGTGGCCGCCGAGGAGTTGGAGGTGAACGCCTCCGATCTTGAGACCGACGGCCAGGGCAACATCCTAGTCAAGGGCGCGCCGCAGAAATCGATCTCGATCTTCGATGTCGCGCTGTCGGCGCATTTCAAGCGCGGCCGCTCGATCTCCGGCCGCGGCATGTTCCTGATCCCGCGCTCCTATCCGGAGAAGGAGACCGGCGCGATGAAGCCGTCGACCTGCTACGCCCATGCCTGCACGGTGGCCGAGGTCGAGGTCGACGACGAGACGGGCGAAGTGACCGTACTGACAGTGAAGAACGTCTTCGAGATCGGCCGCGCGCTCAACCCGAAGATGGTCGAGCAGCAGCTGGTCGGCGGCTCCTGGATGGGCATCAGCCACGCGCTTTACGAGACCACCGAGCCCTACTATCCGAGCCGCGATCATGGCGGCACCGACTTCAACCAGTATCTGATGCCCGGACCCGGCGATCTGGCCGAGACCGAGATCATCGTGCTGGAGCGTCCTTCCGCCGATGGGCCGTTCGGCGCCAAGGGCCCTGGCGAGATGTGCGCCAACCCTCAGATCCCGGCCATCGCCAACGCGGTCTTCGACGCCGTCGGTGTGCGCATCGACACGCTGCCGATCACGCCCGAGCGCATTTTGCGCGCGCTGAAGGCGCAGGCCGCGAGCTAA
- a CDS encoding xanthine dehydrogenase family protein molybdopterin-binding subunit gives MELRKNYFADVRKDGLHEIGQPRPRLDSPGHVTGRTTYFADRNFPGMLHLKMVRSPHHHARIRSIDTSEAEKHPGVVKVLTARDVPHNVYTILILIQIGPEDETVLADGKVRWKGEAVVAVLAETERAAQEAAAKVKVDYEVLPAVFDMEEALKPGAPLVNEYHGQNYYLYDSGECRKVRFGDVEAGFAQADHILEQSYQSSPIEHAPTETTGCVVTPEGNDRFTCYTNTQAMFFTLDNTSIILQMPGSKLHFVGGTVGGGFGGKVDVIVEPIAILGAKLTGRPVCFIYSREEEMQISSPRAAEKIVVKDGVMKDGRIVARKVTGYTDAGAYSRHSPYGAQKGAAHYPGPYTIPNVWIDTYCVYTNRTPSSAMRGFGVTIGDFALEVQMDKLARLIGLDPLEFRFINAYRDGDTKAHRQPTEGAALIECMQEASRAANWPVAEKYMAMSSYRKGA, from the coding sequence ATGGAACTGCGCAAAAATTATTTCGCCGATGTCCGCAAGGACGGCCTCCACGAGATCGGCCAGCCGCGGCCGCGGCTGGATTCGCCAGGCCATGTCACCGGCAGGACCACCTATTTCGCCGACCGCAATTTTCCGGGCATGCTGCACCTGAAGATGGTGCGCAGTCCGCACCACCATGCCCGCATCCGCTCGATCGACACCTCCGAAGCCGAGAAGCATCCGGGTGTGGTGAAGGTTCTGACCGCCAGGGACGTGCCGCACAATGTCTACACCATCCTGATCCTGATCCAGATCGGCCCCGAGGACGAGACGGTGCTCGCCGACGGCAAGGTGCGCTGGAAGGGCGAGGCCGTGGTGGCGGTGCTGGCCGAGACCGAGCGCGCCGCGCAGGAGGCAGCCGCCAAGGTCAAGGTGGATTACGAGGTGCTGCCGGCCGTCTTCGACATGGAGGAAGCGCTGAAGCCCGGCGCGCCGCTGGTCAACGAATATCACGGCCAGAACTATTACCTCTACGACAGCGGCGAATGCCGCAAGGTGCGCTTCGGCGATGTCGAGGCAGGTTTTGCCCAGGCCGACCACATCCTCGAACAGTCCTACCAGTCTTCGCCGATCGAGCATGCGCCGACCGAGACCACCGGCTGCGTGGTGACGCCGGAGGGCAATGACCGCTTCACCTGCTACACCAACACGCAGGCGATGTTCTTCACCCTCGACAACACCTCGATCATCCTGCAGATGCCGGGCAGCAAGCTCCACTTCGTCGGCGGCACCGTCGGCGGCGGCTTTGGCGGCAAGGTCGACGTCATCGTCGAGCCGATCGCCATCCTCGGCGCCAAGCTAACCGGACGCCCGGTCTGTTTTATCTACAGCCGCGAAGAGGAGATGCAGATTTCGTCGCCGCGCGCCGCCGAAAAAATCGTCGTCAAGGACGGCGTCATGAAGGACGGCCGCATCGTCGCCCGCAAGGTCACCGGCTACACCGATGCCGGCGCCTATTCGCGCCATTCGCCCTATGGCGCGCAGAAGGGTGCTGCGCACTATCCCGGGCCCTACACGATCCCGAATGTCTGGATCGATACGTATTGCGTCTACACCAACCGCACTCCTTCGTCGGCCATGCGCGGCTTCGGCGTCACCATCGGCGACTTCGCCCTCGAAGTGCAGATGGACAAGCTGGCGCGGCTGATCGGCCTGGATCCGCTCGAATTCCGCTTCATCAATGCCTATCGCGACGGCGACACGAAGGCGCATCGCCAGCCGACCGAGGGGGCAGCGCTGATCGAGTGCATGCAGGAAGCCTCGCGCGCCGCCAACTGGCCGGTGGCGGAGAAATACATGGCGATGTCCTCCTACAGGAAGGGAGCCTGA
- a CDS encoding (2Fe-2S)-binding protein codes for MAKVPVQFTLNGSEKAEFVDSGTALLNALRDKIGDTSPKGGCHQGTCGACSVIIDGELRLSCLTLAETCNGAAIITTAGLAEAGVLHPLQRAFLDAFATQCGFCTPGMIMAAKVLLDRTPNPSRQDVVEALSGNICRCTGYEPIIQAVLTAARTNSQNAA; via the coding sequence ATGGCGAAGGTCCCGGTCCAGTTCACGCTCAACGGTTCGGAAAAGGCCGAATTCGTCGACAGCGGCACTGCGCTGCTCAACGCCTTGCGCGACAAGATCGGCGACACCTCGCCAAAAGGCGGCTGCCATCAGGGCACCTGCGGCGCCTGTTCGGTCATCATCGACGGTGAACTGCGGCTCTCCTGCCTGACGCTGGCCGAGACCTGCAACGGAGCGGCCATCATAACAACCGCCGGCCTCGCCGAGGCCGGCGTGCTGCATCCGCTGCAGCGCGCCTTCCTCGACGCCTTCGCCACCCAATGCGGCTTCTGCACGCCGGGCATGATCATGGCCGCAAAAGTGCTGCTCGACCGCACGCCGAACCCGAGCCGCCAAGATGTGGTCGAGGCGCTGTCCGGCAATATCTGCCGCTGTACCGGCTACGAGCCGATCATCCAGGCTGTGCTGACCGCCGCGCGCACCAATTCGCAGAACGCGGCCTGA
- a CDS encoding FAD binding domain-containing protein: MTLALQTFSTVKDANAALQASGTRYLGGGTLVLRAANEGDVSVSRLVRVSEPSLSQIGISGGKARLGASVTLAAVARHPELAVLAPAARAVGGPAIRNMATVGGNLFAPAPYGDFAVALLALDATVIGEGGEVPVETFLAERESSRAIVTAVTFALPPEKGFRFLKVSRVKPKGISVLSIAAMLQQASDGTVASARIALGCMADRPMRARAAEQALLGRKLTADEIAPAVAAAGEGTSPITDPIASSWYRAEVLPVHLGRLLLNQIKV; this comes from the coding sequence ATGACGCTTGCGCTGCAGACCTTCTCGACCGTGAAGGACGCCAACGCGGCTTTGCAGGCGTCTGGCACACGCTACCTCGGCGGCGGCACACTGGTCTTGCGCGCGGCGAATGAAGGCGATGTTTCCGTCTCCCGCCTTGTGCGCGTCTCCGAGCCGAGCCTGTCGCAGATCGGCATTTCCGGCGGCAAGGCGCGGCTCGGCGCCTCGGTCACCTTGGCGGCGGTTGCCCGCCATCCCGAACTTGCCGTGCTCGCGCCGGCCGCGCGCGCCGTCGGCGGCCCGGCGATCCGCAACATGGCGACCGTCGGCGGCAATTTGTTCGCGCCGGCACCCTATGGCGACTTCGCCGTCGCGCTGCTGGCGCTCGATGCGACGGTCATAGGCGAAGGCGGCGAAGTGCCGGTCGAGACCTTCCTGGCCGAACGCGAGAGCAGCCGCGCCATCGTCACTGCGGTCACCTTTGCCCTGCCGCCGGAGAAAGGCTTCCGCTTCCTGAAAGTCTCGCGGGTCAAGCCGAAAGGCATTTCGGTGCTGAGCATCGCCGCGATGCTGCAGCAGGCAAGCGACGGCACGGTTGCCTCGGCGCGCATTGCGCTCGGTTGCATGGCCGACCGGCCGATGCGCGCCAGGGCAGCTGAACAGGCGCTGTTGGGTCGCAAGCTGACGGCCGACGAAATCGCGCCGGCGGTAGCCGCCGCCGGCGAAGGCACCTCGCCGATCACCGATCCGATCGCCAGCTCCTGGTATCGCGCGGAAGTCCTGCCGGTGCATCTTGGCCGGCTGCTGCTCAATCAAATCAAAGTCTAA
- a CDS encoding SRPBCC family protein: protein MAKVTISSVIDAPVEEVWARIRDFNGLPGWHPRMVESHIEDGKDASEIGCVRNFKLASGARIREKLLDFSDDNFLVSYSILETPQPITNHKATLQLRRVTDSNRTYAEWSASFDAAPEEADKLAEGMGANVFQGGFNALKSHFAGRN from the coding sequence ATGGCGAAAGTAACCATTTCCAGCGTCATCGACGCGCCGGTCGAAGAGGTCTGGGCGAGGATCCGCGACTTCAACGGCTTGCCCGGCTGGCATCCGCGCATGGTCGAAAGTCATATCGAGGACGGCAAGGACGCCTCCGAGATCGGCTGCGTCCGCAACTTCAAGCTCGCCAGCGGCGCCCGCATCCGCGAAAAGCTGCTCGACTTTTCCGATGACAATTTCCTGGTCAGCTACTCCATCCTGGAGACGCCGCAGCCGATCACCAACCACAAGGCGACGCTGCAACTGAGGCGCGTCACCGACAGCAACCGCACCTACGCCGAATGGTCGGCAAGCTTCGACGCCGCTCCGGAAGAGGCCGACAAGCTCGCCGAAGGCATGGGCGCCAATGTCTTCCAGGGCGGCTTCAATGCCTTGAAGAGCCACTTTGCCGGCCGGAACTGA
- a CDS encoding AraC family transcriptional regulator, protein MTDAIRLYWGRFGHVSVLNVANDFVTHAHGEAHLIIWLEGTAGEMTIGRETVRLGPSTAAGINSFQPHSHALSHDGRPGLFLAFYIDPDWARRRRDLPSSAPLFAQAAITLEPWLHHAAANLLDHLTDNESIDDVANYEIERFIDSVLDAADASAQVARCRLNTMQDFRVRKAIQLMKANVCERICFDDVARRVGLSRPHFFALFKEQTNLTPNVYWNTLRMEEAVRQLQCSEEPLISVACNLGFTTQGNFSRFFRDHVGVPPTLYREAARAMA, encoded by the coding sequence ATGACGGACGCGATCAGGCTCTATTGGGGCCGGTTCGGACATGTTTCTGTTCTGAATGTCGCCAACGACTTCGTCACCCATGCCCATGGCGAGGCGCATCTCATCATCTGGCTGGAAGGCACGGCCGGCGAAATGACCATCGGCCGCGAGACGGTGCGGCTGGGACCGTCGACCGCTGCCGGCATCAATTCCTTCCAGCCGCACAGTCACGCGCTTTCGCATGACGGCAGACCCGGCCTGTTCCTTGCCTTCTACATCGATCCCGACTGGGCGCGCCGGCGCCGGGACCTGCCGTCGTCGGCGCCGCTGTTTGCGCAGGCCGCGATCACGCTCGAGCCCTGGCTGCATCACGCGGCGGCAAACCTGCTCGATCATCTCACCGATAATGAGAGCATCGACGACGTCGCCAATTACGAGATCGAGCGCTTCATCGACAGCGTGCTCGATGCCGCCGACGCCTCGGCGCAGGTCGCGCGCTGCCGCCTCAATACCATGCAGGATTTCCGCGTCCGCAAGGCGATCCAGCTGATGAAGGCCAATGTGTGCGAGCGCATCTGCTTCGACGACGTCGCGCGCCGCGTCGGCCTGTCGCGGCCGCATTTCTTCGCCCTGTTCAAGGAACAGACCAATTTGACGCCCAACGTCTACTGGAACACGCTGCGCATGGAGGAAGCCGTGCGCCAGCTGCAGTGCTCTGAGGAGCCGCTTATCTCGGTCGCCTGCAATCTCGGTTTCACCACCCAGGGCAATTTCTCGCGCTTCTTCCGCGATCATGTCGGCGTGCCGCCGACGCTCTATCGCGAGGCAGCGCGGGCGATGGCCTGA